In the genome of Dermacentor silvarum isolate Dsil-2018 chromosome 1, BIME_Dsil_1.4, whole genome shotgun sequence, one region contains:
- the LOC119436167 gene encoding homeobox protein HMX3 isoform X2 encodes MNPVQDENREPLPSTGSPPPSRPEPSTSAGSSSSRGSPDLPSGSADGDDHKGGSKQQQQQQAAAAAAAQQRRKKKTRTVFTRSQVFQLESTFDMKRYLSSSERAGLAASLQLTETQVKIWFQNRRNKWKRQLAAELEAANLAQQRMVRLPAAAAVLYESAAQDAAAALGPFYYPGGPPPPPL; translated from the exons ATGAACCCAGTGCAAGACGAGAATCGCGAGC CTCTGCCGAGCACGGGATCGCCGCCTCCCTCGCGGCCCGAGCCGTCCACGAgcgccggcagcagcagcagccgcgggagTCCGGACCTTCCTTCGGGTTCGGCGGACGGCGACGACCACAAGGGcggcagcaagcagcagcagcagcagcaggcggccgcggcggccgcggcgcaGCAGCGGCGCAAGAAGAAGACGCGGACGGTTTTTACACGCAGCCAGGTGTTCCAACTGGAGTCCACCTTCGACATGAAGCGGTACCTGTCGAGCTCGGAGCGGGCGGGCCTGGCCGCCTCGCTTCAGCTCACCGAGACACAGGTGAAGATCTGGTTCCAGAACCGGCGCAACAAGTGGAAGCGCCAGCTGGCGGCCGAGCTCGAGGCGGCCAACCTGGCCCAGCAGCGTATGGTACGGCTGCCAGCCGCCGCGGCTGTCCTCTACGAGTCGGCCGCGCAGGACGCGGCCGCGGCCCTCGGCCCCTTCTACTACCCGGGGGGACCGCCGCCTCCGCCGCTGTGA